The genomic interval GACGACGTGCCAGACTGCGAAAGGAAGTGCTCCTTGCTGGGGAAGATTGGCCCTATGATCCTGAAAGAAAGGAGATGAAGACCAGGAGGAAAGGACACAAATGTGATAGGATATCTGCCGAGAAGCGGGAAAACACGGCAAAGTTGATGGAGAAGATGCCCCAGATGTTGCAGGATTACAAGAAGAGAAGGTggcagaagaagatgaaggaagaAGACAAGGGAAAACTTTGATTTGGCTCCTCCTCTAATTTGGGAAGGTTTGTTACAAACTGTCTTTAAGAGATGGTACATTATGTTACACCTGCTTTTGGGCTTACTTGATGATTAACTTTTGTTATGTGTTTCAATTCATAATCACCCCTTCTAAGAATATGTCCGTATGATTGTCAGGGTAGGGGTGGGCAAATTGCCCACAGTATACTGCACTATAAAAATTTACAGTTAACTATAAACTATTTCAACAAAaactgtactgaactaaaaTATAGTTCAGGGTAATTGAACTAAACTACTTTTTAATTCACTCGTACTGCACTGCACTACAATTCAATTTGCCTAGGAACAATCTTTCTCTCCAATCTGAATCAAAAAATATTGGGCATTTTGACTAGTGCCAAAGGGTCCCAACCTAATCAAACAACCCAAAATCTCATGatctcattaattttatttttggatgcCAACATTAACAGAGATGCTTCCTGAACGAATCAAAAACCATTTCCTCATACCAACCCCACATCTCAAAGGCATCAACTTTCGCGTCCCACCGCGATTTATTTTTACTGTGAGAGTGAAAGAAGAAAGCATGGAAGCGGTACAACTGCTGGCATTGCGGTTGTGCGCAGTTTCGGTGGCAGCATACCTCTTTCGAAACGCCATCGTAATGGGCGGCGACTTTCGCAGCAGCACCACCACCAGCACGAGCATGAGCGCAATGGCAGGGAAGAGGATGAGCTCTGGTTCAGGATGGTTGAGGGGTATCGAATCTAACGTGCAACCTAGAGAGCGGTTTGTGGTAAGAAGCCAAAGGGATGGGTGATGACAAGACGGACGATAGCGAGATGGTTAGCTGCAGGAAGAAAAAAGGCAATGGACCTTGGCAAAGAGAGATTCTGacaaagaaaagacaaaaagaagcATACCAGTTAACCAGTTAActatactaaaattattaagtttcaGTTCTTTTAAtctgaattataaaataatttaatcagtttttagtaaaaacagttcagtttttCTAAGTATAAAACAAATTAGTTAACTGCAGTTCAAGTTCAATTTAATGAACTATGCCCACCCCTAGTAAGGGGGAATGTTTTGAACACTGAAGATTGGTTTTTCCtttctaattaaagttttgaattgatttcataTCACTTTAAAATTCAGTTCAACTTGCATCCCGATTGGAGTTATGGAAAATTTCTCATAAGATTCATGccattggattttttttcttgaccttgcttcaaaattttaaccatCAAAATGACTAATATAGATTGACTTGAAGAGGATGTAAAACCTATTTATGTTTGGATTTGGAAGCCCCGTGAGTTTCTATGCTCTTGTGATGAATTTCTAAATGTAACTTTTCCAAGTAACATTTGTTAGTAATGGATATATATGTATAAGAATAGATGGCTTGTTCCATACTTTTGTGTTACGAATGAGAAGTGTTTTTTCTTTGTGAGGATGCTATTATAGCCATATCTAGAGTTACTCTCCCTATTCCTTGACCTAAaataagttgaatttttttcatagaTCGATAGAGGATTTGATAATCTAGTAACTTAGCAACACTTAATTGAGCCTACCTAAGCCGACAGTCTAGTATAAAGCTTGCTTAAACTAAACAACACAAGAAGAAAGGACACTTCTTACATAGTGGCTTTTGAACGAACTCGGTCAAATTGCCAATTTACAAGCACAAATGAATGACCAAACGACAAGCTTGGCCAAATGGCCAATTTACAAGCAAGCTCAGTCAAATTGCCAAACGACATACGAGCTCAATCGAATGTCTCATTTACATGCAAGCTTGGTTGAATGGCCAAACGTTATATGAGCTCGACTGAATGACCAATCTATCTACAAGCTCGACCGAATGGCCAAACAATATATGAGTTTCGCTGAATGGTCAATCCATCTATAAACTCAGTCGAATGGCCAAATGATATATGAGCTTGGTCGAATGGCCAAATGATATATGAGCTTGGTCGAATGGCCAATCTACCTGCAAGCTTGACTAAATGGCCAATACACCTACAAACCCACGAGAATGGTCAAATGATATGTGTGCTCGATTGACCAAACCACCTGCAAACTCTACAACTCAGTAAAGCCAAACCTCAAGGACAATTACGAACATTTCTTAGGCTAAATCAAACCTGAGACTGAAGGAGCTTATGTATATACTCGACCAGATGTGCCTGATGAAATGGCCAAACAAGGGTCCATTGGTagttttagggttaaatatgcttttagtctcCCAACTATCAAGCAATTTTAGTTTtcgtccctctttcaaactttaGTACACTTTGATCCCTCTTCTTTAGGAAACTGTAATTTTTAGTCCTCTGTAAggcgttaatttttttcttaggtGGCTAATGGTGTGCcacatatttttcatttttctgaaaCGTGTCAATCCACTGCATCTTCGTCTTCATGCCgagcttttctctcttcctctcccTCCGTATTTGGGTGGCACACTGTCTCCCTCTACACGATCAGACCGACACCAACATCTCCCACTTTATCTCCACCGCTGGCGAGGATCCCACCACATTCACCGATGAATTCTGTGAGGCAGACCCTTATCACCTAAGAAAAATGTTGACCTTAAAACCAAGCTCTGAACATAATCACCTTTGCTTCTGTCGAGTTGTTCAGGATTTCGATCTTGGTGGCTCTATGTTTTTTTTGCAGgtttttttccttatttgttGATCCGATGGGAAGGTGATTGACAAAAGGGAGACGAAGACCGAGAGGATGTCGAAGTaaataccaatttttttttggttgatgGGTATTTTCGTAAGGTGATTCGTTTTTGAATTTGTGAAACGTTGTTGGTGATTGTAAGTGGTTCAAGGGTTTTTATGCATTTTTGATGTATGGTTTCCGAAGTAGTTCCATCTTCgaatttgttgaaatgttgCAATTGTTCCATCTTCGGATGTTCAATCTTTGGGGGTTTGGATTCGATCTGTAAACGAAAGCATGATGAGTTCAAAATGGATGGTCACCTGGCCATGCCGGCATTTACAAAGGTCGAAATTGAGAATGAATGTTTGGCCTTGCGTGAAATGGTTAGTATGCAGCAGAAAACCATTCACATCTAATTATGAGATCAAGCACAtattactaatatatatatatatatatatatatatatatatatatatatatatataataagaaaaccGCACAAAAAGGCTGACAGTGAtgaacttttatataaatgctGAAACAAAAAGCAAAAGGTGAAATGATGCGTCATTAGTTTAATTCAGTATTAGGAAATGATATTATGGATCTTTATTCAACTCAATGAACAAGCATCGGTTACTGAGCTTTCAGCCATTAAAATAGGAAAGAATGGGGAAGGTTTCCGCCATTAAAACACTTTAGGAGGTTCTGGTTTTCGGTTCTGAAACAGTGGGCGGTTTCAACCATTAAAAATTCTCCTTAATTTCTTTGACTTGTTAATCTATTCACACACTTCTTTAAAAGAGAGAAGATACACTGCAGGAAATGGAGAAGGTTAGATTTGTCATAATGAAAAAGAAGCAGCCCAGAATAAATCAAGCTACTTGCTTCATAAATTTGGTCATCTTGCTTACAGAAAAGTGTATAGGAAAAGCAATTATTTGGGTTAGTGATTGATTTTTTGAATACTTCGATGATAAATGTATGagaaatctttaatttttaatattcagtATATATTTGTTTGGGAACAAACTCTATCAGTATGACTCAATGAACAGAAGATGTTGGTGGCGAGAGAGTGGTCAATGGAGATAAGAAGGTTCTTTGCTTGTTTGAGCGATGAGGTTTTAACGACAAGGTCGCCATGGTTGTTGGCTGTAGCGAGAAGATGGCCTGGTCCTTGGTAGAAGCGGACATGAGTATCTAtatgttttagggttttgaaaccATGAGGAATGGATGAAGAAGGTTTATGTAATGTTGGAAACGGGAAGAATAAAAAAGTGGCACACAACTAAAATAATAGATGTTATCACACAGCGGTTAGCCAAGTTAAACCAAATTTAACGCTCCTAGTTACAGAGATTAAAAATTACAGTTTTCTAAAGGAGAGGAATCAAAGTGTATCAAAGtttgaaagagaaataaaaaactaaaatcacttaatagttgaagaattaaaaacatatttaatccgtagttttattatattcttttaatagcCATTAAATGCCTTTTAATACTCTAAAATTCATACTTGCTATTTTACATATACATCCAAGTATCCGTCCACTTTTCGACTTTACGAAACATATTTCCAATCCAATCACCTTCCACCACGTCAAGGAAGACTACAATGCAAATTCCGATAACaactataatttgaaaataaatataatattgttttattgaaACATATGCATACATTAAAGTTTCAAATCAATACATataaaaactcaaattaattttatttttcatttattttagaaaataaacattttttaaaatttataactatctttaaaaaaaaaatttcattttaaatctgacataaaataatattgttcttATGTAAAGTTATATAAAGTTGGTACttttaatccattaaaataaaatttagtccatttaaaaaatcattatcaacgaaaaaacatgttttaattcAAAGTGATTATTCTTTAAGTAGTTAATTTAtgaagaatatttttataatccATTAAAATTTCACTGTTAATTATTTGTCTACACAGGATCAGAACCAACTAAGATAACTCACAAtatcaaatacaaatattacAACTCAAACTACAATTTTATCATCCGCCTACTCATAGTTAGAAGCATCAAATCACAAGGCTTTAAACTCTTCCATCAATATAGTTCTATGGATGATTCCCTTTTCACATCAATCATCTTGAGTTGCCCGTTTATGCTTTGTAGGACATGACAAATGTCAACAAATTTGATGTTTAATCTGTCTCCCGCGATGAATTCATANACTGTATTGTTCACCTCAATAAAACTGACACCTGCCACCTTTTCCATACCCGTATCCCGCATAACCTTCCTCACCATACCAGCTTCCTTCCACCTACCAAGCGCAGCGTAAGTATTGGATAGGAGAGAATAATTCCCACAATTCTGGGGCTCNATCACACTTAGATGGCGCAAAGCTTNCGCTGCCAGCGCAGCATCGCCGTATCTATNTGAAGCAGCNAGAAGGGATCCCCATACAGCTGCATTGGCTTCAGACGGCATCAACCTAACTAGCTCCTTTGCTTCCTCAAGATAGCCACCACGGCCAAGCAAATCAACCATGGACCCGTAGTGCTCTATCTTTGGTTCAATTCCATATTTGGATCTCATACACGTGAAATAATAGCGGCCCAGATCAACCAATCCAGCATGGCTACAAGCAGAAAGGATGGTGATAAAGGTCACTTCATTTGGCCTGATTCCAGCCTTCTCCATGCAAGAAAATAGCTCGAGGGCCTCTTTCCCAGACCATGTAAAGCAAGTCCAGCAATCATGGTTGTCCAGGTTATAATCGTTTTACGCTCCATACTCTCAAACAGTTGGCGTGCTTTAATTATGTCACCCGATTTGGCATACATGTCTATGAGAGAGTTATAAAGTGATACAATCTTAGGCAGTTTATGCTTTTCAATGTAGTTGTGAATCCACACTCCCAACTGGAGAGCACCCAAGTCGGCACACGCAGAGAGCACAGCCAAAATGGCAATTTTATCCGGCTGCACGTTGTGGAGCAGCATAGTGCGGAAAAGCGTGATAGCCTGCTGAGGACTGTGAGTGTGCGTGTATCCCGAAATAAGAGTAGTCCATGAAACAACATCCCTATCCTTTTTCAGGCATAGATTCAAACAGGTTGCGGGCATTGGATAGATCACCCAGCTTGGCATAACCGGCTAGCATAGCGTTCCAGagagaaacgtgtttgaaagcGGCGGCATCAAATAGCTTGCGGGAAGAGGAAACGTTAGCGCAGGAGGAATACATgtgaatgagggaggtgaggaCAGTGGGATGGGTGGCGAAGCCGGAAAGAATGGCTTGAGAATGAATCTGGCGGCCGAGACGGAGGGAAGGTGAAGAAGCAACGGCCTTGAGAGCAAAAGGAAAAGAGTAAGAGTCGGGTCGAAAGCCATGGAGGCGAATGGCGTTGAAGAGAGAAATGGCAAGAGTGGGATTGTGTGAAGATAGAGCATAGATGAGGTTGTTGTAGAGGAAGATGGTGGGTCTTTCTCGAGAGCTCTGGTAAGCATGAAGGCTTGAGTTTGGTGAAGATGGATCAGATTGGAGCAACGACAAAGCAGCTGCTCTACATTTGCATGCTCTGATCTTGGAAGCAAGGAGAATAACCGTTGCAGACATGGCCTTACATCACGCACCTTTCCAAATAATTCCAAAACCATAGATGCCCACTGTCGTTCTCCAGGTTCACCTCTATCATTCTTACCATCATAACAAATTCATACTACATTGTAATTATTCATTATGagcaaattttaaatatttttaaaaagttataaagtatggaattttcaaatattattaattacattCGAATTGTTTCCGAAATAATTAGAAAACTATTTGTAGGAGTAACAtactttgatatttattttaattgtgcaTAATATtggatcatgatattttgacaactttttttaataacttttaacaataggacacgtgtcattattttactggtttatttaaatttatgattaaaaaaaattgaaacagaccaatcacaaactgacacgtatacgttgtcaaaaagttgttaaaaatgttgttaaaaggactttttcctttgatatttaacaaataaacacacatacacacacacacacttatatataggggtttgctaatGCCGgtttttcagttgatacattttatcaatgtgtaccgggttttagcagacaaaaatattttcatatattatggtttctaagttttaaagtcaagggtatttgaataatttttattctcaaactaaaaaaaggAAATCCTCAA from Vigna radiata var. radiata cultivar VC1973A chromosome 9, Vradiata_ver6, whole genome shotgun sequence carries:
- the LOC106773762 gene encoding uncharacterized protein LOC106773762, with product MAGKGIGSVTKAVAEYQYPWREKLVKYKDELAKGVWGYWNLGAWKPLSISARRRARLRKEVLLAGEDWPYDPERKEMKTRRKGHKCDRISAEKRENTAKLMEKMPQMLQDYKKRRWQKKMKEEDKGKL
- the LOC106773842 gene encoding LOW QUALITY PROTEIN: pentatricopeptide repeat-containing protein At5g56310-like (The sequence of the model RefSeq protein was modified relative to this genomic sequence to represent the inferred CDS: inserted 1 base in 1 codon; deleted 1 base in 1 codon), encoding MSATVILLASKIRACKCRAAALSLLQSDPSSPNSSLHAYQSSRERPTIFLYNNLIYALSSHNPTLAISLFNAIRLHGFRPDSYSFPFALKAVASSPSLRLGRQIHSQAILSGFATHPTVLTSLIHMYSSCANVSSSRKLFDAAAFKHVSLWNAMLAGYAKLGDLSNARNLFESMLKKDRDVVSWTTLISGYTHTHSPQQAITLFRTMLLHNVQPDKIAILAVLSACADLGALQLGVWIHNYIEKHKLPKIVSLYNSLIDMYAKSGDIIKARQLFESMERKTIITWTTMIAGLALHGXGKEALELFSCMEKAGIRPNEVTFITILSACSHAGLVDLGRYYFTCMRSKYGIEPKIEHYGSMVDLLGRGGYLEEAKELVRLMPSEANAAVWGSLLAASXRYGDAALAAXALRHLSVXEPQNCGNYSLLSNTYAALGRWKEAGMVRKVMRDTGMEKVAGVSFIEVNNTVYEFIAGDRLNIKFVDICHVLQSINGQLKMIDVKRESSIELY